A stretch of DNA from Perca fluviatilis chromosome 15, GENO_Pfluv_1.0, whole genome shotgun sequence:
ACTGTACACTAACAATCTGCTTCATGATCAAAGAAGGTTTTTGTATAAGTTTTGGACactttatttaaagtgctcatatgatgctcattttcaggttcataattgtatttcgaggttgtaccagaataggtttgcgtggtttaattttcaaaaaacaccatatttttgttgtgttgcacattgctgcagctcctctttcctctttttgagctctctgttttagctacagagtgaggcatctcacttctgttccatctttgttgcgagttgcacatgcgcagcagctaggtaaggactactagccagtcaggagcagagtatgagggagtgccaggctagcagctaggcgagcattataacgtgtgttacaaagtgacgctcGTTtctctctgaagtaaaggctggactacagtagagctgtttggagcagtttgtgaacagggttttctgttggagatggtaagtccctttgggggggactttgggcttttttttgtaaacctataacatgcacaaaaaaagatatataacacgatAAAGGAaaagaatatgagcactttaaaaatgcTGCACCTGTATATCTGTTAAACTGAAAATCACAGcctgttttaataaaagtgcTTGTGACATCACACGTGGCTTTGACTAACAACTGAACAGATATATGTTGTGTATCGCCATTTAACCCGAAAAATTACCgagatatatatttatatcgcccagccctactggaaACCAGAATTTTTTGTTGTTCATTTTGCTGGCAGATACGTCTGGCCCCTCTCCCATTCAGTCAACAGATTTCCACTAATCGCTGTCGTTTACATCACATGGGGCGGGTTAAGACTGACAGCTGGCTCGACGTAACAGCTCACaaaactcagaacacactgTCAAACTAGGCCTGCTGATCAAATAATATTCATGTAGTGCCCATTTTgagcctattattattattagaaacACATTTTAGTGTACTATTTAGCTGTAATTTGAGTCTGTAACCCgtccgccatttttttttttatgcttcaaAACGGACCAAGCACCGCCCCCGACTTGCACGTGTCGCCGAGCGCTacattgctctgattggttgttgtcacttttcgctgctctgattggttgtaggtggAGGCATTTTGGTCTGCGCCGTTGATAGAGCCCTTTGGAAATCAAAATTTGAGAAGTTGAGAGGCTCCAGACTGAGCCACACTGGCGAAATAGTCCGGCTATGCCGGGCTCGAAATTACAGGCATGGTCTGACAACAAGCTTACTCTGCATTTCTCTAAGGAAGAGGGAAAGAGGgtggagagaaaagaagaagttCAGGTTAACAGGTGTTGGTAGGCtactttggttttttttcgcTTCTCATCTAAGGTCTCCCGCTAGAACAGAAGAGCCAGGAGGGTTGGAGGATGAGGCGGGCGGAGGCGTTGGATTGGCTAGCCCCTGGACTCCAGAGATCTGCAGGAAGAGACACATAGTTATGCTGTATGCATGCGAAAGGCTCATACTCTGATTACTTTCTTACTACAGATGCCGCCTTCAGCTCTCCTCTGCCTAGCTAGCGGAGCGGAGGCAAGGAACAGCACTGTGAGTGAGGAGCCGCCCGCTCTAGGGGTGCCAACGGATCACAAAATCACAGTTCCGATCACGGTGTCGACGATCGGATCGATTgtcggatcagcacaaaaaaggggatatatatttttaatgctTTCGATTTATTACTTACAGAGCtgtcataaaacacagcacgtTTAAGCCGGGGGCAGTTCGCTTTGCCGGGGGAAAACAAAGGACATTCACCTCGGCAATGCGGGTTCCTTGGGGGTGTTTTtatccaaaccaccatcttttcccCAAACCTAACTAATCGTTTTGGGGCTTAAATTTAAGAGCCGTCGCCGCACGACACTCACTTTTTGTCGCCTAAACTTAACCGCATTGTCCGCCCCGAAACGTGCCCGGCTCAAAGCCTCCTATTCTCGGGTAAGTCAACTAACAACTGCCGCCGATACGACGGCGCTATCCAGCTGCTTTTAACGTGCCCCGTTCACTGGAACAGAACATTGCGTCgcctgtatcttttcacggCGACCCCCCATAGGAGATTAGTCAGTCGGAGGAGCGGTAGgcgttcatttgggccgatttgacacgctgaatcggccagtgggcagtcgggactcaatgaccaattaccggaaatgacgagcgggatgggcgggacgaacgcctctcaaaatctgacgaaaatctttcaaactgacctttgtcgatctgaaatgaagacagactcagcaactgcacggcctatttctcgcttcaaatgttttcagaaacccgtttcggtgaactattttcgtaaaatacgagatcgtataccgaacgagccgccattatggtctggctttgacattcgggagaagccagacccacgtgacgcgttcgttccaatcagctgccggttttcatttttttggggcGACTCCTCTCACATGCTCTGGTGCAGACCAATGAGCAGCCTTACGAGTAGCTGGTGTGCTGCTGGCGTCTCCGGGCGCTCCTCATCTTCTCAAAGCGAGCCTCCATCTCCTCCAGGACCTTCGGGGTGTAGCGCACCACCAGCTTGACTGAAACCTGGGCGGCCTTCAGCAGCTCCACAGCCTTCTCATGGTGCTCGCCCTCCACGCTCTGcatggacaacacacacacacacacacacacacacacacacacacacacacacacacacacacacacacacacacacacacacacacacacacacacacacacacacacacacaggctcagacTACAGGCTCAGACCACAGACTCAGACCACAGGCTCAGACCACAGACTCAGACCACAGTCTCAGACTACAGGCTCAGACTACAGGCTCTCCATCTATTTCATCCAATGAGTACTTATCAGAGAGAGAATATACCCTTGAGGACCCCCTCAGGTATGTCCCATGGAATAATTAGGCATAGCCTATTTTTTTACACTTCTATAGTCTTGAGTTATGTAAAAAGATATTAGACTGTATTAAACATGTTTGCAGATTCTAGGAGTAAATGTATCTAATCTATGAACTATTATAgattcatatctttaaaaacCATTAGCTCTGGGGAGCCTATTCCCCGGAGTCGAACCAaaatcctggttgcagctgtggtcctgctgcactccctgctacgCCCAGctgtgctctgctgtgccacgctacaccctgtaacgccccgcagtgccctgctacgccatccACTTCCAAatactactatttctagtcactgatccattatctttaatgtgactattatcgccactgttcatcacacccccaaccggcactgtcagacaccgcccaccaagagcctgggtctgtcccaggtttttcctcgccactgtcgcaccaaatgcttgctcttgggggaattactggaattgttgggtctttgtaaattatagagtgtggtctagacctactctatctgtaaagtgtcctgagataactcttgttatgatttgatactataaataacatTGAATTGAGTTAGTTGAACTATGAAGCCTTTGGTAAAAGAAAGTCATGACAATTGAAATGAATGGATCGAAAAAAAACTGACTAACCCTTCAAGCAAAAACCACTGGAAACCACTGATCTAGAACCTCAAGTACTTGGCTGACAGAGTGTGAATATTCATCTACATGCATTTGTTCATGGTCGTTCGTTTATAAAAGCTGGAAttaaaatagtgtgtgtgtgtgtgtgtgtgtgccgcagCTTCTTACCACTCCGTTGACAGACAGCAGCTGGTCCCCTCTCTTCAGCCCTCCTTGGCGGTCGGCCACCCCCCCAGGGATCACCCTGGAGATGTATATGGGGGAGTTCTGCTCTTTGCCCCCCATGATGTTAAAGCCCAAACCCTCCTCGGTCTTGGGCAGCTCCACTACCCTTGGGTGGGCGTGGCCCTCGCTGGCTGCAAACGCTGCCACTGTGGCCTGGTCAGGAAGGCAAAGGCTGATCAGTTACATCACGCAATGTATCAAACAAGACTGGGTCACATTAAGACAAGGTCAAATGCTTTGGCATACAGATGTTCCAATACAACGttttccttcaaaataaaaaggagCCTATCTTCCCCGTCAGCGCAACTGGCAGCACTCTGACAGTGTGCCCCTCTGTGTGGTATTTTGGTGTGCAGCACAAAGCACACAAGTGGGAGGAGAGGAACACACAGGTGGGAGTTACATTCAAATGTGGCAGCGCAAAGGGAGTTGTTGGTATTTCGGTGGAAACTGAGTCTTGGGACTGAGAATAGACGTCTCTGAATGTGTTTCTGGCAAGACGTCACTCCGCCTTTCGTCAAAAAGAGCAAATGCGAAGGAATGGAATCGTGCTTCAGGGATTCGGCATTTTTTCAAGTCTGTCTTAAAACAATACTCACATGGAAACAGGTTATGCTTGCTGTAATCATGCCTCCTGTTCATACTGGCTATTAACAGATCCCTTGATAATGTGTTTCAAAGGACGTGATGGCAGACACAATCCACAGTCTGAAGATAGGCACTAGCTGCTGTTGTAAATGGATATTGACATTTAAAAGGCTAGACGCCGAATATAAGACGCCCCCACCTTTTCAGGAAAAACACCCTGTATAATATTGGGGCTAATATAATAGTTTGCATGTGATACCTTGGCAGTTGCCTGTGCTCGCACCTCTGGTCCTCCAACAATGTCCAGAGTGTCGTACAGCTGCTCGTACACCTGAGGCGGCAGGGCAGAGCACAGATAGAGTCACAGCAACATATAACAAGAACAAGTAATGGACAATATTACAAACATCCAAGACAAAGAAGGTGAACCTTTAAGTACCTAAGAAATGTATAAGAGGTCTCATGCTTCACGATGACTACTTTGACATATGTTTTCAAGACACACAAAGCTAAACATGAAGACTGTAGCAGgggttaaaggacaattccggcgcaaaatgaacttaggggttaataacacgtgtacagAGTCGAACGGTCTCTGGGAcgtgttttcatgctaatcgaatgcgtctctagcttgaaacaagctaccgcaaaccgagagggtaaatcgctatgttaaacatgaacacttatgtctttataatctatcttttttaataaactgtcagttctcaatgcttcggttcacatgtagggaccctcattatgctaccgttgaagtgtggtgctattttgagcctcgtTAGTGGTAgaaaatagtgatttaccctctgccccgaaagctagctttagcagctaaccaccggttttgcggtagcttgtttaaagctagagacgcattcgattagcacgaaaacagatcccagagaacggtcgactctgtacacatatgttattaacccctaggttcattttgcgccagaattgtcctttaacatctagcctggctctgtccacaGTCAAAAGATATGCCTACCAACTGGCTCAAAGCTCACTGATTGACATGCTGTACCTAGGCCGTTTCTTATTTAGTTGAATTAATAATACTTGGAATAACTGTTTACTTGAATGACTGAAATTGTGAAATGAATCTGAAACTCCTCTATTTAAGTCTAAGTCAGAATAGCTTTTGTCTCTTCATGTTGCAATAGTCCCTTTCTGCAGTTATCAGTTGAAAAACGTTGCATGGTGTTGGAGCTTGTTAAATGTTTGCTTTTGGTTCGTGACCTTAAACGTGCACACACCACTTGGATTTTTACAGACTACTGAAATGTGAAGTCAGTTGTTATGATTATTGATTTCAAGATATTTGAGCCGCTGTTATAACAGCAGTTTTTTCCACCCTGggaagaggtcaaaggtcatggACCGGGATTCAAGATCATTCACATCTGCGCATCTTTGAACAGAGACAGATGTTACCATTGCGcgacatactgtatacatatatgACCATCTCCAGTTACAGTATGACCCATCCACAAATAGGTCATGTGATGACCGCCACACGACGCAGTCAAAAGATCTGTAAGCTAGTAAGTGGACATTGTGCTGACATTTCTGACAAACAGCCCGGTTTTCTTTACATGTGAATGTGCAAAGGGCAGATGCTGAGTGTTGTGGGGGGTGACACCATGCGCATGCCATCAATACATTAGGGTGGaaattagggctgctcgattatggaaaaaaatataatcacgattatttcggtcaatattgaaatcacggtAATTTAACACGATCACTCGTTGATCTGCCTGTAACATcgttctggaaagatgttgcaattattgaacttaaaaaacagtggtaAAAGTTAAAtgaatcaacagtaaaaaaaaaaaaaaaaaaacacaactgtgaaatttgccttaatacttttcctatttaaacttgatttttttcagaacacaagagaaaagtttacttgcaaaacgtaaatgagctaaataatagtttttctcgattattctgtttttgtgatcattgggagccaaaatcattatcacgattacatttcgattaattgcacagccctagtggAAATACTATTAGGATGTGGAAACGAATGGGCTTGAGCCCTCCCGATATTTCTGCCCCCGACAACCCTCTGCTGCACATCCATACCTCTCTGATGGCAGCACAGAACTTGCTCTGCAGGACTCTCTGCAGGGCCTGCAGCTTGGGAGGAGGCAGCTCCCCACTCCGCTGCAGCCGGTCCAGCAGCTCGATCACCCTGCACACATCTGACACACAAGGCTGGATTACCAACAGGGCAAAGCAGCCAACCAGATCCTCAGGGGCTCCACAGGCCTCCGGCTCACTGCGTGCCAACTATAATTACTATGTTAGGCAAGTAAATTGATTTATTGCACATGTATTTAGTACCTTTTTGCAactaaagcaaaataaaaaactacAATGCAGGGGTTTCCCTGCCGTTATAAGGTTTAGGTCCAGCACCTAAGCCAAATGAAtgtaactaaaagacttttctctgACCTAATGACTGcagttggacttctttagcaagttcaGTATTtgagctttttgagtgttatttattcattatctgctctagcttatCGTACGTTGtggacacagatatggtgataacgGTCCACAGTGATGtgaaaaaaagagatacaaaatgtATGGGGAATTAGcttgtttttaaattgaaaaaatacTCGCTCTTAAGTCTTCCACATACAGGGGAATCACTACTTTGTAAAGCCCACTGACGCGGCTCCTACCTAAATCAAAGGGCCTGTGTTGCAATATAGTTTGTCAGGCTCATTCAAGATAACAATACGCCCAATAAACACCTCAGGTGTTATTTAAATGTGTGATTCTAACTCGGCACGCGGCCACACCTCTAACTCCTGCGGCTGCTGGTAGAGTTGTAGGGTTAACCCTATAGTCTAACCCAGAGGCGGCGTCAGCCGATTTTGCCGGGGcctcagccccgaatgttttgagtgtagccccgaatgtattttcaaaagttgactgacaaatatgaaaccggACAATAGCCGGAATCATAAGTTGCCTTATTTCATTGTGCTAGAATTCGTGGTAGAACTGTAACTTTGTTTCTgaggcgaatagaacgggcagctacgtgcggggtcTGACCATCATGGCGAAATTAAAGCCAAatctaatacattgatgccatcgACACAAAGTTTAGAagcgcaatactaatgatttagtttgaagttcctgtgacgtgacgtttccagtctacggttcagactcaaacacacggagctctgaagcagacctgtgcgtcgcttagtgtccactcacTCCCCTCGCCGtaaaaatagagacgagcagcgcGCCTTCCGTGGTCTGTGCAGCGtcaggtttataatggacgCGCCCTGCTGTGGAGATGCTGCGGCAGACGTGTCGCGTTtgagctccgtgtatttctgccgtagtttcggttttccacctccgacgtagagcagcgtacagccacttccctaaaacATTCGCTCAATCAGAGACCTGAGTCTCACACGGGGCTCCgagtctgtcagaaggtctgagatctaccgtatcagcagagcaatcacgtaatgcacagcagactatggtgcaggtaaattattttctgaaatatagtgactttattcttgtaatagcctattataactttatttttctcaaaatagcACGAcccctccaaatctcagaggaaacagatatattttgaatgtgcacaaagttttgaacatgagcagaaatcttgctcaaacacatctgaaatattacagtccaggggtttattaaaatgaattaatgtatcattgaggtgaataattgtctaTTTGCACATTTTAGGAGTGTTACTTCCACAACAGaagatgcaaaagaggagggaagagttaatgatgcctaggctacatgtgtactgactcagatataattagaaaagccgGTCTACGGGAGAATAAATGAacgcaatacagaatgcctgactaaagccttactgcaatatattccattatgtttttacatttggaTTGTgatctatgtttccctttacataaagatgcATACAAAtacaccagaatgcaggaaattaagtgtttaatgctaaatATGTGACATCAAAGTCACCaaacaaatctggaaacaaaaccttgGCCTATGGGTTGCCAGACCAGTCATGATTAGGCCAAATAGTGGTGCCCTCTAAATATCATCTACAAACTGGgcagctaaaatgaacatacactggttataaacaagctgggcaagccaatcGCTGTTTGGCATTgcgttcagtttatttaaatgggtccGGGCTAAGCCCCGAATCTACTCAAGTCCTAGAAACGCCCCTGGTCTAACCCATCCCAGCCTAGTGTTAATGCAGCTCGCTCCACCGTTCATACGTTTTTTTTTGCCCAGGCTTGACCGCCCCTTTATCAATCCGTTGTTGCGTCCGCGTCACAGGCTCTCTTAGCACTTTTGTTCGCGCTGCACGACGTGCACGTTATAGTACCGTTGTACAGCGACGGCAACTCGACAATTAAGTCCCAGCGGAATTGTCGGAAGCACGTAACATTACGGTAACGTAAACGTTACTCCGTCTGTCATTCGTTCAGCCGGACCACACCAAACACGTCTGTTCGTCTGTTTACTAAAAGAAAGAAACGAGCCGAGCCACGCTCCCGCGATAGGCCGTGCCCTTTCAAACATTTAATACAACGAAAAACTGCGACATACACCACTTTATTTCACAAATGTttaaatgagaaaaagaaaaacgccTTTATTGTTTACCATTAATGGGAAATTTGAGACATTAGAACGAGCTCTGCATCATTGAAGTAAAATATAGGTTGACTGTAAATTTATTTTAGCCAGTAGATTGCAGTGAAGAGGTCTGGCAcggtaacggtaacgttacctCTTTCCAGGCAGAGCGGCTCTGTCATGGCCGCCATGTCCGTTTCCTTGGCAGGGTGGTAGTAAGAGGACATCATTTCCAGGCTGGTAGTCTATGGAACACTGCGTGGATGAGCAGAAGGGCTGGTTCACGGCAACGCGTTCCCCATCTGTTACGATGACATGGTCAGCGGACTGTGTGAGGATGTATGGCTGTAATGAGGTCCGGGATGCTGGGCTGAGGTTCAGGCAGTGACGTCGTAGCTTAACCGCGGCTCCGGCTTCAGTGTGGGACTAGCCTATATCGTTTCAGCATCTTCTACGTATGTTTAAAGCAATGCTACTGCGCAGACTGCAAGCAGAGATGCAAATTAACTACGAATGTCATAGGCTAGTTTAATACAAATATACGAATCAAGTAGCCTTAGTTTCTCAAAATTAGCAAAGTAAATTATTTGAATATATAGATTTACGAACCTTTAAATCCGAACGTTTGCCCGGATTtctaaattctgcttttgtgaaatagGGCCGTGGTTAACTTAAAATGTTATTGAGTGACAACAATGTAATTGTGCTGAGTTTAGCACTGgggcatataaaaaaaaaaaaatcctcccatttatTTGGGAATACATTgaatatttatgaaaaaggcATGAATGATAAAAAGCCCACGTCCTATTGAGCTGAACGTTTTGATGTTTAAATGAAGTTCGTGTTAGGTTAAGTTGCAAAAGTGTACAGAATAAATGTATCTAAGAACAAACTATGAAGACCTTGCAAATCGAACATACAAACAGgagacataattaaaaaaaactttattccAGAATGAACAGAACAGCCCTCAATTGTTACACAATACTACATTTCCTTCAATTTCACATACATTGAGGAGAAATCGGCCACTTGGTTCCAAATGAGCATACAGTCTAACTGCTTTATGAATCTGGAaataaaagacaacacaatcTACTCATCTAAAAACAAagcttgcatttttttttttttacagttcatCCCAAGTcaagtgaaaagaaaagaaaaaaaccaaacataCCTAGCTTGAATCATCAAGGTAACCGATAACAATAAGTGGCACAGATTAGTTGGGAAATGCAGGAAAGCTGCAACTTTAGCGAGATCAAATCAGTTATATTATATGCATCAACTGTGCGTGCAACAATATGAAGTGGAATATTTCGACAGATTCTTGACAGATAGGAGGGAAAGCGAGCTTGTTGGTGGTACTGAAGAAGCCCTGACATCATTTAGGCTTCCTGTGCCTTGGCAAAAAGTTAGAGGTCCAGTTGAAGTATAGTATGAAACAACTTGTCTGAGTGGGAGCCTGCTGGGAGGGGGGCCGCCTCAGTACTCGTCTCCCGGAGCATCCATCTTGTAGCCGTTCTCACTGGAGACGTAGCCGTCGGCCGACGGCACCGACTGCTGATCCATCATTCCGTCCTGACTGTACTCCTCCATGTGTGGCGGGGCTGCCCCCTCATCTTCGTTGCCCATGTCATCTTGGGGGCCCATGTCATCTCGAAGGGAGCCGTGGCGCTCCTCTCTGCGCtcccccctgtctctctccccccgcTCCCTCTTGTGCTCCCTGTCTCTGTCCCGGTCTCCCCTGCGCCGGTCTCTGTCCCGGTGGCTGCGCCTGCGCTCCCTGTCCCTTTC
This window harbors:
- the lin7b gene encoding protein lin-7 homolog B, which translates into the protein MMSSYYHPAKETDMAAMTEPLCLERDVCRVIELLDRLQRSGELPPPKLQALQRVLQSKFCAAIREVYEQLYDTLDIVGGPEVRAQATAKATVAAFAASEGHAHPRVVELPKTEEGLGFNIMGGKEQNSPIYISRVIPGGVADRQGGLKRGDQLLSVNGVSVEGEHHEKAVELLKAAQVSVKLVVRYTPKVLEEMEARFEKMRSARRRQQHTSYSSLESRG